The following proteins are co-located in the Sphaeramia orbicularis chromosome 24, fSphaOr1.1, whole genome shotgun sequence genome:
- the ostm1 gene encoding osteopetrosis-associated transmembrane protein 1, translating to MFLHQNVAFFALLFMSAYIFVSGDVVNLTASDLIDKSGLVRTSSSAAAAVVNSPVLKPAPDLLFSLNLLSNFPEDLEISEYCNELLHIFGQRYVTYVNCLVPAARPVKVCQNCFSSFESLNDTYENISSNDVGPGNVSCRDSLLRSDRLMLVFLLFNNLKDIWTKSNCDSCIIKVPHFNLTSDTLYFLATLNRTLSCFEKYQQGNRTELCTNCKTAYKGLNDLYSGMEKNQTLCIDIEDAMNMTRRLWSKNFNCSSPREETVAVIAVSSFMLFLPIIFYLSSFLHSEQKKRKLIHPKRAKSYTSLMNIQDKMS from the exons ATGTTTCTCCACCAAAACGTCGCGTTTTTTGCTTTGTTATTCATGAGTGCATATATATTTGTGTCAGGCGACGTGGTAAACCTAACAGCTTCAGATTTAATCGACAAATCGGGACTAGTCCGGACTTCtagctctgctgctgctgctgtggtcaACTCGCCTGTGTTAAAGCCTGCTCCGGACCTTTTATTTTCCCTTAACCTGCTGTCTAATTTTCCTGAAGATTTGGAAATTAGCGAATACTGCAACGAGTTGCTTCACATATTTGGACAACGATATGTCACCTATGTGAACTGCTTGGTTCCTGCTGCACGTCCTGTCAAAGTGTGCCAGAACTGTTTCTCCAGTTTCGAAAGCCTCAATGACACCTATGAGAACATCTCATCAAATGAC GTGGGTCCAGGTAATGTGAGCTGCAGGGACAGCCTCCTGAGAAGTGACCGCCTGATGCTGGTGTTTCTGCTGTTCAACAACCTCAAAGACATATGGACCAAATCCAACTGTGATT CTTGTATCATAAAGGTACCACACTTCAACTTAACCAGTGACACACTGTATTTCCTGGCCACTCTGAACCGTACTCTCAGCTGCTTTGAGAAGTATCAACAG GGCAACAGAACAGAGTTGTGCACAAACTGTAAGACTGCTTATAAAGGCCTGAATGATCTGTACAGTGGCATGGAGAAGAATCAAACTCTGTGCATCGACATAGAAGATGCG atgaaCATGACACGCAGACTGTGGAGTAAGAATTTCAATTGTTCCTCCCCCCGTGAGGAGACGGTGGCTGTCATCGCTGTGTCCAGCTTCATGCTCTTTCTGCCCATCATCTTCTACTTGAGCAGCTTCCTTCACTCggaacaaaagaaacgcaagctCATACACC ccaaGCGAGCAAAGTCGTACACCAGTTTGATGAACATTCAGGACAAAATGAGCTGA